The Pirellulales bacterium genome has a segment encoding these proteins:
- a CDS encoding YkgJ family cysteine cluster protein, with protein sequence MPRAPWFQDGLRFQCTQCGDCCTGAPGYVWVTEDEIAALAKLLGLAADDFEARYVRCIGTRKSLIEFDNGDCVFFDNQSRKCKVYEARPRQCRTWPFWDSNIRSPQAWQKTCEVCPGSGQGKLYSVEEVLAQSAVIKI encoded by the coding sequence ATGCCCCGCGCTCCCTGGTTTCAAGATGGCCTCCGCTTTCAATGCACCCAGTGCGGCGATTGCTGCACCGGCGCCCCAGGCTATGTGTGGGTTACCGAAGATGAAATCGCGGCTTTAGCCAAATTGCTGGGTCTGGCGGCTGACGATTTCGAAGCCCGTTACGTCCGCTGCATTGGCACACGCAAAAGTCTCATTGAATTCGACAACGGCGATTGCGTTTTCTTCGACAACCAATCGCGCAAGTGTAAAGTCTACGAAGCCAGACCCCGCCAATGCCGCACCTGGCCCTTTTGGGATTCCAACATTCGCTCGCCGCAGGCCTGGCAAAAAACCTGCGAGGTCTGCCCCGGCAGCGGACAAGGCAAGCTCTACAGCGTGGAAGAAGTGCTGGCGCAATCAGCCGTCATTAAAATCTAA